Proteins from a genomic interval of Treponema brennaborense DSM 12168:
- a CDS encoding YibE/F family protein produces MPDRISFFSAFLSPQKRAYRLPLLFCIAAVIVLLCIPTGFEGALQFRDAVRCRARVLDVNDERVVDTGLVRSGQQVCTVEFLSGKFKGMRAEGFTLLSGSLETDTVFVPGDVAQVIVHYRQEESGGVMFLSVHMLDHYRLGSQAVLAICFALFLICFSGWTGVRAVFSFAFTVLLIWKVLVPLYLKGVDPIAAGIAAVLVLTVVIIALVYGFDLRCAAAVSGAFAGVLTAYGIGALCTGIFRIHGAVMTRSESLLYSGFEDLNLTRIFTAGIFIGAAGAMMDLAVDITSAVHEIVRKKPDIGRRELCASAMNIARAAMGTMTTTLLLAYSGGCITLLMVFMAQGTPVYNILNYRHMSAQILDILAGSFGLVTVGPFTAAASSFVLVRNKNTEKNNRKKGKKELTKGREV; encoded by the coding sequence ATGCCTGATCGAATTTCTTTTTTTTCGGCGTTTCTTTCCCCGCAGAAGCGGGCTTACCGGCTGCCGCTCCTTTTTTGCATTGCGGCGGTTATCGTGCTGCTGTGTATTCCTACGGGGTTTGAAGGCGCGCTGCAGTTTCGCGACGCCGTTCGCTGCCGGGCGCGCGTACTCGACGTGAACGACGAGCGCGTCGTGGATACCGGTTTGGTGCGGTCGGGGCAGCAGGTGTGCACGGTGGAGTTTTTGAGCGGCAAGTTTAAGGGGATGCGGGCGGAGGGATTTACGCTTCTTTCCGGTTCTCTTGAAACCGACACGGTGTTCGTTCCCGGCGACGTGGCGCAGGTGATCGTTCACTATCGGCAGGAAGAATCCGGCGGCGTAATGTTTTTGTCGGTACATATGCTTGATCACTACCGTTTGGGTAGCCAAGCGGTGCTCGCAATCTGCTTCGCACTGTTTCTTATCTGTTTTTCCGGTTGGACGGGGGTACGCGCGGTATTTTCGTTTGCGTTCACCGTGCTGCTGATATGGAAGGTTCTTGTACCGCTGTATCTGAAAGGGGTCGATCCGATTGCGGCGGGAATCGCGGCGGTGCTGGTGCTGACGGTCGTTATTATCGCTTTAGTGTACGGGTTCGATTTACGGTGCGCCGCCGCCGTTTCCGGCGCGTTTGCCGGAGTTTTGACGGCGTACGGTATAGGCGCGCTGTGTACGGGAATATTTAGGATTCACGGAGCGGTAATGACCCGTTCCGAAAGTTTGCTGTACAGCGGTTTTGAAGATTTGAATTTGACGCGGATATTCACTGCAGGAATCTTTATCGGCGCGGCGGGGGCGATGATGGATCTTGCCGTTGACATTACCAGCGCGGTGCATGAAATCGTACGGAAAAAGCCCGATATCGGCAGACGGGAGTTGTGTGCGTCCGCGATGAATATTGCGCGCGCCGCGATGGGGACGATGACGACGACGCTGCTGCTCGCGTATTCGGGCGGATGCATCACGTTGCTGATGGTTTTTATGGCGCAGGGGACGCCCGTGTATAACATATTGAATTACCGGCATATGTCGGCTCAAATACTGGATATATTGGCGGGAAGTTTCGGGCTGGTAACGGTAGGGCCGTTTACTGCGGCAGCGTCGTCCTTCGTGCTGGTGCGCAATAAAAATACTGAAAAAAATAATAGAAAAAAAGGAAAAAAAGAGTTGACAAAGGGGAGAGAAGTGTGA
- a CDS encoding TetR-like C-terminal domain-containing protein produces the protein MSDITKRALEASLKKLLLQKPLGKITINDIAEDCGINRMTFYYHFRDIFDLVEWACQEDAGRALEGKKTYDTWDQGFLRIFEAVLENKPFIMNVYHSVSREQVEIYLYKVTYDLLIDVVEEKAAGMPVRAEDKKFIADFYKYAFVGLMLEWIRGGMETDPREIINRLSLLTHGNVAVALENFRTDGKNGSGEKKG, from the coding sequence GTGTCGGATATTACCAAAAGGGCGTTGGAAGCTTCGCTCAAAAAACTGCTGCTGCAAAAGCCGCTCGGCAAAATAACGATCAACGATATTGCCGAAGACTGCGGCATAAACCGCATGACGTTCTATTATCATTTTCGGGACATTTTCGATTTGGTCGAATGGGCTTGCCAAGAGGACGCCGGACGCGCGCTTGAAGGAAAGAAAACGTACGACACCTGGGATCAGGGATTTCTCCGGATATTCGAGGCAGTGCTTGAAAACAAGCCGTTCATCATGAACGTGTATCATTCGGTAAGCCGCGAGCAGGTGGAAATATATCTGTATAAAGTGACGTACGATCTGCTGATAGACGTAGTTGAAGAAAAGGCGGCCGGCATGCCGGTGCGTGCGGAAGACAAAAAATTCATAGCCGATTTTTATAAATACGCATTCGTCGGTCTGATGCTCGAATGGATACGGGGCGGAATGGAAACTGATCCGCGGGAAATCATCAACCGGCTTTCACTGCTTACCCACGGAAACGTCGCCGTCGCGCTGGAGAATTTCAGAACCGACGGAAAAAACGGATCCGGCGAAAAAAAAGGTTAA
- the prfA gene encoding peptide chain release factor 1: protein MLKKLEELSKRYAELNDMIQDPELVRDPKRYKEIMREHSHLSQVMDSYAEYKEVLQGISEAQHLITEEDDHDMKEMAREELKALESRVPEMESALKMLLIPPDPLEEKNIIMEIRGGAGGDEASLFAADLFRMYTRYAEIKNWKYEIMDASETEVGGYKEISFSISGKFVYGSLRWEGGVHRVQRVPETEAQGRIHTSAVTVAVLPEAEETEIEIRPEDLRVDVMRAGGPGGQCVNTTDSAVRLTHLPTGLVVIQQDEKSQIKNKAKAMRVLRARLFDLEESKKQAERSAARKSMVGSGDRSERIRTYNFPQNRVTDHRINLTLYKLDQFMQGNLDEMLDALNISAKEAALKSAVPSET from the coding sequence ATGCTCAAAAAACTTGAAGAATTGTCAAAGCGTTACGCTGAATTGAACGATATGATCCAAGATCCCGAATTGGTGCGGGATCCCAAACGGTATAAAGAAATAATGCGCGAACATTCGCATCTTTCTCAGGTAATGGACTCGTATGCCGAGTATAAGGAAGTACTGCAAGGCATAAGCGAAGCCCAGCACCTGATTACGGAAGAAGACGATCACGATATGAAAGAAATGGCGCGCGAAGAATTGAAGGCATTGGAATCGCGGGTTCCCGAAATGGAATCGGCCTTGAAAATGCTGCTGATTCCGCCGGATCCGCTTGAAGAAAAAAACATCATTATGGAAATTCGCGGCGGTGCGGGCGGAGACGAAGCGTCCCTGTTCGCTGCGGACTTGTTCCGGATGTATACGCGGTATGCCGAAATAAAAAACTGGAAATACGAAATCATGGACGCAAGTGAAACGGAAGTCGGCGGATATAAGGAAATTTCGTTTTCCATCAGCGGCAAATTCGTGTACGGCAGTTTGCGTTGGGAAGGCGGCGTTCACCGCGTGCAGCGCGTTCCCGAAACCGAAGCGCAGGGCCGTATTCATACGAGCGCCGTAACGGTTGCCGTACTGCCGGAAGCGGAAGAAACCGAAATCGAAATTCGCCCCGAAGACCTGCGCGTAGACGTTATGCGCGCGGGCGGACCCGGCGGTCAGTGCGTCAACACGACCGATTCCGCAGTGCGCCTCACCCATTTGCCGACGGGACTGGTCGTCATTCAGCAAGATGAAAAAAGTCAGATAAAAAACAAAGCGAAGGCGATGCGCGTGTTGCGCGCGCGGCTGTTCGATTTGGAAGAATCGAAAAAACAGGCCGAACGTTCGGCCGCCCGCAAGAGCATGGTCGGCTCCGGAGACCGTTCCGAGCGTATCAGAACGTATAATTTCCCTCAGAACAGGGTTACCGATCACCGAATAAATCTGACACTGTATAAACTGGACCAGTTCATGCAGGGAAACCTTGACGAAATGCTCGACGCACTGAACATATCCGCAAAAGAAGCTGCCCTGAAAAGCGCGGTCCCGTCCGAAACCTGA
- the prmC gene encoding peptide chain release factor N(5)-glutamine methyltransferase: MLSDKNAATGGEPAAFSVSGDFSVSPAVFVPTPTPPLDCDCILSRLLGVPRSYLFSHPETVLTEPQCAAFFDAVRLRRTGLPVAYITGHKEFWALDFLVTRAVLIPKPDTELLVERALETVARIVGANRPAPPAEGDESGDFAAPPCASVRIADVCTGSGCVAVSILHTLPYRADIRYEMYATDISPAALSVARENAKRLLKAPAAYTLDFFEGDLLEPLLSDAVSGKESFDLIVSNPPYVPADVTARLLADGRSEPELALNGDCDGTTDGTGLLRRLIGQARWALKRGGFFLIETGEYNAAAAASYLAKNGFTDIVTYTDLGGMPRVTLAKKL; encoded by the coding sequence TTGTTATCCGATAAAAATGCGGCGACCGGCGGCGAACCCGCCGCGTTCAGCGTTTCCGGCGATTTCAGCGTGTCGCCCGCTGTGTTCGTACCGACGCCGACGCCGCCGCTCGATTGCGACTGTATCCTTTCCCGCCTGCTCGGCGTTCCCCGTTCGTATCTTTTTTCCCATCCCGAAACCGTATTGACCGAGCCTCAGTGCGCCGCTTTTTTTGACGCGGTGCGGCTGCGGCGAACGGGGCTGCCGGTTGCATATATCACCGGTCATAAAGAATTTTGGGCGCTTGATTTTCTCGTAACCCGAGCCGTTCTCATACCTAAACCCGATACCGAATTGCTGGTTGAACGGGCGCTTGAAACGGTCGCCCGGATTGTCGGCGCAAACCGGCCGGCGCCGCCCGCCGAGGGTGACGAATCCGGCGATTTTGCCGCGCCGCCGTGTGCGTCCGTTCGCATCGCCGACGTCTGTACGGGAAGCGGCTGCGTCGCCGTTTCGATTCTGCACACGCTGCCGTATCGGGCGGATATTCGGTACGAAATGTATGCAACGGATATTTCGCCCGCCGCGCTGAGCGTTGCCCGCGAAAACGCGAAACGCCTCCTGAAAGCGCCCGCCGCGTATACGCTGGATTTTTTTGAAGGCGATTTACTGGAACCGTTGCTTTCCGACGCGGTTTCGGGCAAAGAATCGTTTGATCTGATCGTATCCAATCCGCCGTACGTCCCGGCCGACGTAACGGCGCGCCTGCTTGCCGACGGGCGCTCGGAGCCGGAACTCGCGTTGAACGGAGACTGCGACGGCACGACGGACGGTACGGGACTCCTCCGGCGGCTTATCGGGCAGGCGCGATGGGCGCTGAAACGCGGCGGTTTTTTTCTGATCGAAACCGGCGAATATAACGCCGCCGCCGCCGCTTCCTATTTGGCAAAGAACGGTTTTACTGATATAGTGACGTATACCGATTTAGGAGGGATGCCGCGAGTCACTCTGGCAAAGAAACTATGA
- a CDS encoding oleate hydratase — protein sequence MGISLKTREQSTGRNPVSFLEVKAMYYSSGNYEAFARPVKPEGVDHKSAYIVGSGLAALAAACFLVRDGQMKGRNVHILEKDPIPGGACDGFLYDGLGYVMRGGREMDNHFECMWDLFKSVPSIETEGVTVLDEYYWLNKRDPNYSLMRATVNRGKDAHTDKKFGLSDAGAMEIMRLFFTPDERLYNRRIDEFFSSEVLDSNFWLYWRTMFAFENWHSALEMKLYIKRYIHHIGGLPDFTALRFTKYNQYESMILPMIKYLESFGVQFHYNTKVVNVLFDIRKDKKTATRIEILREGTADAIDLTENDLVFITNGGCVENSSLGSQDTPAPFNADIKEGGGWDMWRKIAAQDPSFGHPDKFCSNPEQSNWMSATVTTLDDKIPPYIRNICQRDPFAGNVVTGGIVTAKDSNWLLSWTFNRQPQFRSQPKGQLVGWIYGLFSDKPGNYVQKTMRECTGKEICMEWLYHMGVPEKDIPELAEKSANTIPCMMPYITAFFMPREKGDRPQVVPQGAVNFAFIGQFAETVRDTIFTTEYSIRTGMEAVYTLLNVDRGVPEVWGSTYDVRDLLNSTVKIRDGKKATDMNMGFKERLIIKKALKKIENTDIAKILKEYHVI from the coding sequence ATGGGTATATCTTTGAAAACGAGAGAACAGTCGACCGGACGTAATCCGGTATCGTTTTTGGAGGTAAAAGCTATGTATTATTCAAGCGGAAATTATGAAGCGTTCGCACGGCCGGTAAAACCGGAGGGTGTTGATCACAAATCGGCGTATATCGTCGGATCGGGACTGGCGGCACTGGCAGCCGCCTGTTTTCTGGTACGCGACGGTCAGATGAAAGGCCGGAACGTGCATATTTTGGAAAAAGATCCCATTCCCGGCGGTGCGTGCGACGGTTTTCTGTACGACGGACTCGGATACGTAATGCGCGGCGGACGCGAAATGGACAATCACTTTGAATGCATGTGGGATCTGTTCAAGTCGGTTCCGTCGATCGAAACGGAAGGAGTCACGGTGCTCGACGAGTATTACTGGCTGAATAAACGCGACCCCAACTATTCGCTGATGCGCGCCACCGTAAACCGCGGAAAAGACGCTCACACCGACAAAAAGTTCGGCCTTTCCGATGCGGGCGCGATGGAAATAATGCGGCTGTTTTTTACTCCCGATGAACGGCTGTACAACAGACGTATCGACGAGTTTTTCAGCAGCGAAGTGCTCGATTCCAATTTCTGGCTGTACTGGAGAACTATGTTCGCGTTTGAAAATTGGCATTCCGCGCTTGAAATGAAGCTCTACATCAAGCGATACATTCATCATATCGGAGGATTACCTGATTTTACGGCGCTCCGGTTTACCAAATACAATCAATACGAATCCATGATCCTGCCGATGATAAAATACCTCGAATCGTTCGGCGTGCAGTTTCATTACAATACGAAAGTGGTGAACGTACTGTTCGACATCCGCAAAGATAAAAAAACGGCCACACGCATAGAAATTCTGCGCGAGGGTACTGCGGATGCGATCGACCTGACCGAAAACGATTTGGTTTTCATTACGAACGGCGGCTGCGTTGAAAATTCTTCACTCGGCAGTCAGGATACGCCCGCTCCGTTCAACGCGGATATAAAGGAAGGCGGCGGCTGGGACATGTGGCGTAAAATTGCAGCGCAGGATCCGTCGTTCGGACATCCGGACAAATTTTGCTCAAATCCGGAACAGAGTAACTGGATGAGCGCGACGGTAACGACGCTGGACGATAAAATTCCGCCGTACATTCGGAATATTTGTCAGCGCGATCCGTTTGCGGGAAACGTCGTAACCGGCGGTATCGTAACGGCAAAAGATTCCAACTGGCTTTTGAGCTGGACGTTCAATCGGCAGCCGCAATTCCGGTCGCAGCCGAAAGGGCAGCTCGTCGGCTGGATTTACGGTCTGTTCAGCGACAAACCGGGCAATTATGTGCAGAAAACGATGCGCGAATGTACCGGAAAGGAAATCTGCATGGAATGGCTGTACCATATGGGCGTACCTGAAAAGGATATTCCCGAATTGGCGGAAAAAAGTGCGAACACAATCCCGTGCATGATGCCGTATATCACCGCATTCTTCATGCCGCGGGAAAAAGGCGACAGGCCGCAGGTGGTGCCGCAGGGAGCCGTAAACTTTGCGTTCATAGGGCAATTTGCGGAAACCGTCCGCGACACGATTTTTACTACCGAATATTCCATCCGCACCGGTATGGAAGCCGTCTACACACTGCTCAACGTGGATCGCGGCGTACCGGAGGTATGGGGCAGCACGTACGACGTACGGGATCTGCTCAACTCCACAGTCAAAATCCGCGACGGTAAAAAAGCAACCGATATGAATATGGGGTTCAAAGAACGGCTGATCATAAAAAAAGCGTTGAAGAAGATCGAAAACACCGATATTGCAAAAATCCTGAAAGAATATCACGTAATCTGA
- a CDS encoding peptidase U32 family protein, which produces MELVAPAGNLDKLFYAYTYGADAAYIGLKRFSLRVKADNFYGNEYERIIGLKKEHPGKKLFCALNISFHNRDIDHFLAELDYFRSYPIDSFIIQDIGMVPIIRKHFPEAALHLSTQANCINREAVKMYRDLGFKRVVLGREASLNEIREIKDAVPEMELEVFAHGAMCIAYSGRCLMSAYLTGRSANGGFCSHSCRWEYGVRANLPQSGALALEEKERPGEYFPVFEGEDFTAVLSSKDLCMIDHLDDMKKAGVDSLKIEGRMKSIYYVALVTRAYRKALDALEGRITSEAADPFVRELYNASHREFGTGFFYSREDADKTTVGASDSPYELSAALGNRLSETRERLVFTRAAETAARRKAETEALHPAARAAREADYAAHPEKRPPVVQPRAGWHFYEYDSMNKISAPSCGGARETRLEFISPDCAALRTERGEYELVDPETGEIMQWVCHGHPCLLYTALPIEKGMLVRAENPLFGKPQGR; this is translated from the coding sequence ATGGAACTCGTAGCGCCTGCGGGAAATCTTGACAAACTCTTTTACGCCTACACGTACGGCGCCGACGCGGCGTACATCGGATTGAAACGTTTTTCACTCCGGGTAAAGGCCGATAATTTTTACGGAAACGAATACGAACGTATCATCGGATTGAAAAAAGAGCATCCGGGGAAAAAACTGTTCTGCGCACTCAACATCAGTTTCCATAACCGCGATATAGATCATTTTCTGGCGGAATTGGATTACTTTCGGTCCTACCCGATCGATTCTTTTATCATTCAGGATATCGGCATGGTTCCGATTATCCGAAAACATTTTCCGGAAGCGGCGCTGCATCTGAGCACGCAGGCGAACTGCATCAACCGCGAAGCCGTTAAAATGTACCGGGATCTCGGATTCAAGCGGGTCGTTTTGGGGCGCGAAGCGTCGCTGAATGAAATCCGCGAGATAAAAGACGCCGTGCCGGAAATGGAACTTGAAGTATTCGCACACGGCGCAATGTGCATCGCCTATTCGGGAAGATGTCTCATGAGCGCGTATCTGACCGGACGCAGTGCGAACGGCGGATTCTGTTCCCATTCGTGCCGCTGGGAATACGGCGTACGGGCGAATCTGCCGCAGTCGGGCGCACTCGCGCTGGAAGAAAAAGAACGGCCGGGGGAATATTTTCCCGTATTTGAAGGCGAAGATTTTACCGCCGTCCTGTCGTCAAAAGATTTGTGCATGATAGATCATCTTGACGATATGAAAAAAGCCGGCGTCGATTCGTTAAAAATCGAAGGCCGCATGAAAAGCATATATTACGTAGCGCTCGTTACGCGGGCGTATCGGAAAGCACTCGACGCACTGGAAGGCCGTATTACGTCCGAAGCGGCGGACCCGTTCGTGCGGGAACTGTACAACGCGAGCCACCGCGAATTCGGCACGGGTTTTTTCTACAGCCGGGAGGACGCTGACAAGACGACCGTCGGTGCGTCCGACAGTCCCTACGAATTGAGCGCCGCGCTCGGGAACCGCCTGTCCGAAACACGGGAACGGCTCGTGTTTACCCGCGCGGCGGAAACTGCCGCCCGGCGGAAAGCGGAAACGGAGGCGCTGCATCCGGCGGCCCGCGCCGCCCGTGAAGCCGATTACGCCGCTCACCCCGAAAAGCGACCGCCCGTCGTACAGCCGCGCGCCGGCTGGCATTTTTACGAATACGATTCCATGAATAAGATTTCCGCACCGTCCTGCGGCGGCGCACGGGAGACGCGGTTGGAGTTCATTTCACCGGACTGCGCGGCGCTGCGCACGGAACGCGGCGAATACGAACTCGTTGATCCCGAAACGGGCGAAATCATGCAGTGGGTATGCCACGGGCATCCGTGTCTGCTGTATACGGCGCTGCCGATCGAAAAAGGAATGCTCGTCCGTGCGGAGAACCCGCTGTTCGGCAAACCGCAGGGCCGATAA
- a CDS encoding RelA/SpoT family protein, translating into MNTERADSADELLQQFLKAFPDYTADERERIRTAWEYLCGTTAGLLRACGKPYYQHPMRVACILAESRLDADTIVAGFLHNVLSLETVDPADVESRFGSAVFRIISGTAKITNLKIQKKTLHQADSIRKMLFAMIDDIRVILVKLADRLDRMRNLSSVEPDVQKLIAQEVIDIWAPLANRLGMSSVKSELEDLSLKFTNPDVYAQLKSIVALKKNERSDYLEKAQKEIYRAASRAGIEIAVSSRAKHFYSIYQKMRKRNKAADELFDLLALRVICNTSAECYTLVGLVHNLWKPLDGRFKDYIAMPKANGYQSLHTTVLCEGMPLEIQIRTKDMHSVAEYGVASHWLYKKGTNHDEVSVDNLSIINQLKKLRNEYLNDENFFNEIKEDLLGDSIYVFTPKGDVIELPAGSTAIDFAYQIHSAIGEKITGAKADGQIIPLSKPLKNTQSIDVLTNPQAHPTANQLQMVRTAKARSKIRAWLLQNDPGFSEKQPVPGALKSAAAESDAAASRPHRRGDGVKPGVPPVSGGQDKIRIGTTTNFLVTKAGCCKPVFGDPIVGFVSRGRGIIIHRADCSVFARIPNCKERSLEVEWDEPAEIPAKKAVRPRQSE; encoded by the coding sequence GTGAACACGGAACGCGCCGATTCGGCAGACGAACTGCTGCAGCAGTTTTTGAAAGCATTTCCCGACTATACGGCGGACGAGCGGGAACGTATACGCACTGCGTGGGAATATCTGTGCGGCACAACCGCCGGATTGCTTCGCGCGTGCGGAAAACCGTATTACCAGCATCCGATGCGCGTCGCCTGCATATTGGCCGAAAGCAGACTCGACGCCGACACGATCGTCGCCGGGTTTCTGCACAACGTACTTTCTCTTGAAACCGTCGATCCCGCGGACGTCGAATCCCGGTTCGGATCGGCCGTATTCCGCATTATCAGCGGAACTGCGAAAATAACGAATCTGAAAATCCAGAAAAAAACGCTGCATCAGGCCGATTCCATCAGGAAAATGCTGTTCGCCATGATAGACGATATCCGCGTCATTTTGGTAAAGCTCGCCGACCGCCTCGATCGTATGCGAAATTTGTCCTCGGTGGAACCGGATGTGCAGAAGTTGATTGCGCAGGAAGTGATCGACATTTGGGCGCCGCTGGCGAACCGGCTCGGTATGTCGTCGGTAAAGTCGGAACTTGAAGATCTGAGTCTGAAATTTACGAATCCCGACGTATACGCCCAACTGAAAAGTATCGTGGCGCTCAAGAAAAACGAGCGCTCCGATTATTTGGAAAAAGCGCAAAAGGAAATATATCGGGCAGCTTCGCGTGCCGGCATCGAAATCGCCGTCTCAAGCCGAGCCAAGCATTTTTATTCGATATATCAGAAGATGCGCAAACGCAATAAAGCCGCCGACGAACTGTTCGATTTGCTGGCGCTTCGCGTTATCTGCAATACGAGCGCCGAATGCTACACGCTGGTGGGTTTGGTACACAATTTGTGGAAGCCGCTCGACGGGCGTTTTAAGGATTATATCGCGATGCCGAAGGCGAACGGGTATCAGAGTCTGCACACCACGGTTCTGTGCGAGGGGATGCCCCTTGAAATACAGATCCGGACGAAAGACATGCATTCGGTCGCCGAATACGGTGTCGCCAGTCACTGGCTGTATAAAAAAGGCACGAATCACGACGAAGTCAGCGTCGATAATTTATCGATCATCAATCAGCTTAAAAAGCTGAGAAACGAATATCTGAACGACGAAAACTTTTTCAATGAGATAAAAGAGGATTTGCTGGGCGATTCGATCTATGTGTTTACGCCGAAAGGCGACGTCATCGAATTGCCGGCCGGATCAACGGCCATAGATTTTGCGTATCAGATACATTCGGCGATCGGCGAAAAAATTACTGGTGCAAAGGCCGACGGTCAGATCATTCCGTTGTCAAAACCGCTGAAAAATACGCAGAGTATAGACGTGCTCACCAATCCGCAGGCGCATCCGACGGCCAATCAGTTGCAGATGGTTCGCACCGCGAAAGCCCGCAGCAAAATACGCGCGTGGCTGCTGCAAAACGACCCGGGATTTTCGGAAAAACAGCCGGTGCCCGGCGCGCTCAAATCCGCTGCCGCCGAATCGGATGCCGCGGCGTCCCGGCCGCATCGGCGCGGCGACGGTGTGAAGCCCGGCGTTCCTCCGGTAAGCGGCGGACAGGATAAGATCAGAATCGGTACTACGACGAATTTTCTGGTTACGAAAGCCGGCTGCTGCAAACCCGTTTTCGGCGATCCTATCGTCGGATTCGTGTCGCGCGGCCGGGGAATTATCATTCACCGTGCGGACTGTTCTGTGTTCGCCCGCATTCCAAACTGTAAAGAGCGCTCGCTTGAAGTCGAATGGGACGAGCCCGCTGAAATTCCGGCTAAAAAAGCCGTCCGCCCGCGGCAGTCCGAATAG
- a CDS encoding DUF5698 domain-containing protein, protein MNIITDFLTGSSIWVYLFIFFGKMLEVALSSLRTLMITKGQRTAGATVSVFEYAIWFCITGTALTGFASDPLKMFVLIAAFAFGQLLGSWIEEKIALGYITLSVIFNECGKADEAVKSLRDQGYAVTILRGEGRECSKKTIAFMVIQRKAEKTVKKTVKSFDPKVVINSTASNGLLGGVMSGRR, encoded by the coding sequence ATGAATATTATCACCGATTTTCTTACCGGTTCATCCATATGGGTCTACCTCTTCATTTTTTTCGGTAAGATGCTGGAAGTTGCATTATCTTCGCTGCGCACTTTGATGATAACGAAGGGGCAGCGAACGGCGGGCGCGACCGTTTCCGTATTTGAATACGCAATCTGGTTCTGTATTACCGGTACCGCTCTTACGGGTTTTGCATCCGACCCCTTGAAGATGTTCGTCCTCATAGCGGCTTTTGCTTTCGGACAACTGCTGGGTTCTTGGATAGAAGAGAAAATCGCACTCGGATATATTACCCTATCCGTAATATTCAACGAGTGCGGAAAAGCCGATGAAGCGGTAAAAAGTCTGCGTGATCAGGGATACGCGGTTACCATACTGAGGGGCGAAGGGCGCGAGTGCAGCAAAAAAACGATTGCTTTTATGGTAATTCAGCGAAAAGCCGAAAAAACGGTAAAGAAAACCGTAAAATCATTTGACCCTAAAGTTGTCATCAACTCAACAGCCTCAAACGGCCTGCTCGGCGGCGTGATGAGCGGCCGCAGATAA